A genomic segment from candidate division TA06 bacterium encodes:
- a CDS encoding T9SS type A sorting domain-containing protein: protein MFFESSLGSLGIKAYDWDVKNLSAPDVEVLSKFPAVIWFTGDADSATLTDGEALSLSQYLDSGGGLFLTGQNIGEDIGTHWFYSDYLKASFVGPRSLDHILEGAPGDLIGNGLTVVTAGSGGGGNQTSQDIIDALPGADTVFLYDDGVAGVRYDSGVFKTVYFSFGLEGVNDFAKGYDHRPIILKRILLWFGATVGCDEECGVQTSWSPHPRLLQNSPNPFSSATSISAIFPESSASRSRRLEVYDVSGRMVKSFDITEKGAGRLKLVWDGRDEAGRVVSSGIYFCRLTTDNFSATVKMVRMR, encoded by the coding sequence ATGTTCTTTGAATCTTCTCTGGGTAGCCTGGGTATCAAAGCCTATGACTGGGACGTGAAGAATCTTTCTGCTCCCGACGTGGAAGTCCTTTCCAAATTCCCTGCTGTAATCTGGTTTACCGGAGATGCAGATAGCGCCACTCTCACTGATGGAGAGGCACTCTCCCTCTCTCAGTATCTGGACAGCGGTGGTGGACTGTTCCTTACCGGCCAGAACATAGGAGAGGACATAGGAACGCACTGGTTCTACTCAGACTATCTCAAGGCCAGCTTCGTTGGTCCGCGCTCCCTCGACCACATACTCGAAGGCGCCCCCGGCGATCTGATTGGTAACGGGCTGACCGTAGTTACAGCAGGAAGTGGCGGAGGAGGTAACCAGACCTCTCAGGACATAATTGACGCATTGCCGGGTGCAGACACCGTCTTCTTGTACGATGACGGGGTCGCCGGAGTGAGATACGATTCTGGAGTATTCAAGACCGTGTACTTCTCCTTTGGGCTGGAGGGCGTGAATGACTTTGCAAAAGGCTATGATCACAGGCCAATAATCCTCAAGAGAATTCTCCTCTGGTTCGGGGCGACTGTCGGTTGCGATGAGGAGTGTGGGGTCCAGACCAGCTGGTCTCCACACCCAAGGCTTCTTCAGAATAGCCCCAACCCGTTCAGCTCAGCCACAAGCATCAGTGCCATCTTCCCCGAGAGTAGTGCCTCGAGAAGCAGGCGCCTTGAGGTGTATGATGTGAGTGGTCGTATGGTGAAGTCGTTCGATATTACCGAAAAGGGGGCGGGAAGGTTGAAGCTGGTTTGGGATGGCAGGGATGAAGCAGGCAGGGTCGTATCATCTGGTATCTATTTCTGCAGACTAACCACGGACAACTTTTCGGCAACCGTGAAAATGGTAAGGATGAGATAG
- a CDS encoding T9SS type A sorting domain-containing protein produces MTSSWSAPGRSLKRWARQAGSSSEPRRDERDTRNPAGRRKQMTCPSEEGTMNRQWKLLTAALTLLSTVLFFSVALAGESANYRSYPQVLDNGGGKPASPTYQARASIGQHVIGPSESAEHTFYAGYIYAVYAHPAPITNKNIAISRLEGIKSDIPEEDWKKVDEAISKIEESLNSMWWIGPWHVSQGKREKKNMGGLASNESATKGDLTLGGQVPEGLVDLGEKRYGDNVFKKEKGAAKHVKTELLSKKYPPEVIEELLAVEWNIMDADSTLAQVKIVEAELSGGDPAELEKAREAMEKAEKEKEKRRPEYGQVVDFYGKAWHHAVRAEENSSLIQQVQVASIGGSRPVFALGRPYPNPSRSGSCVRYGIAEVCNMSLKIYDISGRLVRTLVDETKSPGYYACEWDGRDERGVSVASGMYIYRFIAGPFSGKRKVVVLK; encoded by the coding sequence ATGACGAGTTCTTGGTCAGCACCAGGGCGCAGCTTGAAGAGATGGGCCAGGCAGGCCGGTTCCAGTTCCGAACCCAGGCGGGACGAGAGAGATACGAGGAATCCCGCCGGGCGCCGGAAACAGATGACCTGTCCAAGTGAGGAGGGAACCATGAATAGACAATGGAAGCTTCTTACAGCTGCCCTGACCTTACTTTCAACAGTGCTCTTCTTTTCGGTTGCGTTGGCGGGTGAGAGCGCAAACTACAGGAGCTATCCTCAGGTTCTGGACAACGGAGGCGGCAAACCCGCTTCTCCTACCTACCAGGCCAGGGCATCAATAGGACAGCATGTGATCGGACCCTCAGAGAGCGCTGAGCACACCTTCTACGCGGGCTACATCTACGCCGTATACGCCCATCCCGCTCCGATAACTAACAAGAATATCGCAATTTCGCGCCTTGAAGGGATCAAGTCTGACATACCTGAGGAAGACTGGAAGAAAGTGGATGAAGCCATAAGCAAGATAGAGGAGAGCCTCAATTCCATGTGGTGGATAGGTCCGTGGCATGTGAGTCAGGGTAAGCGCGAAAAGAAAAACATGGGTGGTCTTGCTTCGAATGAGTCGGCTACCAAGGGTGATTTGACGCTCGGTGGTCAAGTACCAGAGGGGCTTGTCGACCTTGGTGAAAAGAGGTATGGCGACAATGTCTTCAAGAAGGAGAAGGGAGCGGCGAAGCATGTGAAGACAGAGTTGTTATCGAAGAAGTATCCTCCGGAAGTAATAGAGGAGTTGCTTGCCGTAGAGTGGAATATCATGGATGCTGACAGCACGCTTGCTCAGGTGAAGATAGTGGAGGCTGAGCTTTCTGGTGGAGACCCGGCGGAGTTGGAGAAGGCGCGTGAAGCCATGGAGAAAGCGGAGAAGGAGAAGGAGAAGAGGCGCCCCGAATACGGTCAGGTTGTTGACTTCTATGGCAAGGCATGGCATCACGCGGTCAGGGCTGAAGAGAACAGCAGTCTCATTCAGCAGGTTCAGGTCGCCTCTATTGGTGGCTCCAGGCCAGTTTTCGCTCTGGGCAGGCCGTATCCTAATCCTTCGCGTTCAGGTTCATGTGTCAGGTATGGGATAGCTGAGGTGTGCAACATGAGCCTGAAGATATATGATATTTCTGGAAGGCTTGTCCGGACGCTTGTCGATGAGACGAAGTCGCCTGGCTACTATGCTTGCGAATGGGACGGCAGGGATGAGCGAGGAGTGAGCGTCGCCAGCGGCATGTACATCTATCGTTTCATAGCTGGTCCGTTCAGCGGTAAGAGAAAGGTGGTAGTGCTCAAGTAA
- a CDS encoding proline dehydrogenase has product MNVFNKTIATLLPFIPKPILWQFSKKYIAGASMEAAISTTQSLNDARICATLDVLGEDTINREDAHKATQLYHKLLDVIQSSDVDSGVSLKPTQLGLRLDRQYCYGNIGSIVEKAESFGRFVRIDMEDHTCTTETLDIYYLLKKNHQNVGIVVQACLRRTLDDVRRLVSEKGNVRLCKGVYIEPEEIAYCDRQGVRDNFLLLLEELLKGGCYVGIATHDNYLVDGSYKIIRKLGCKNSDYEFQMLLGVTQNLRQSILDKGDRMRVYVPFGEEWRAYCIRRLKENPTVAGYVAKGVFTFRRSGPATRHQGRYNKPDSESD; this is encoded by the coding sequence ATGAATGTTTTCAACAAGACCATTGCAACTCTTCTTCCCTTCATTCCAAAGCCGATCCTCTGGCAGTTCTCCAAAAAGTACATCGCTGGTGCCAGCATGGAAGCTGCAATCTCTACAACACAGAGCCTCAATGATGCGCGAATTTGCGCAACACTTGATGTGCTCGGCGAAGACACCATCAATAGGGAAGACGCTCACAAGGCCACTCAGTTGTATCATAAGCTTCTGGATGTGATCCAGTCAAGCGACGTGGACAGCGGAGTCTCTCTCAAGCCGACCCAATTGGGACTGAGACTCGACAGGCAATACTGCTACGGGAACATTGGCTCCATCGTCGAAAAAGCAGAATCCTTTGGGAGATTCGTGAGAATAGACATGGAAGACCACACATGCACCACAGAAACTCTTGACATTTACTATTTGCTCAAGAAGAATCATCAAAATGTGGGAATAGTAGTACAAGCATGTCTCAGAAGAACGCTTGATGATGTTAGAAGACTCGTCTCCGAAAAGGGCAATGTCAGGCTCTGCAAAGGAGTCTACATCGAGCCTGAAGAGATTGCTTACTGCGACAGGCAGGGAGTAAGAGACAACTTCCTCCTACTTCTGGAAGAACTCCTCAAAGGTGGTTGCTATGTGGGAATTGCAACACATGACAACTACCTGGTCGACGGAAGCTACAAGATTATTCGAAAGCTGGGGTGCAAGAACTCTGATTATGAGTTCCAGATGCTGCTGGGAGTCACACAAAACCTCAGACAGTCTATCCTAGACAAAGGTGACAGGATGAGGGTCTACGTCCCCTTCGGGGAAGAATGGCGCGCATACTGCATAAGGCGTCTGAAAGAAAACCCTACCGTCGCAGGCTACGTGGCCAAAGGTGTCTTCACTTTTAGAAGAAGTGGCCCGGCCACGCGCCATCAGGGGAGATACAATAAACCAGATTCCGAATCCGATTAG
- a CDS encoding peptidase M48, with product MLRKTVLLVLLLALVGCVTTGPRGKKSFIFISTSQEVDIGKQVAADVESKERVLGDSQVQSYVNNIGQKLVSVCDRKDIRYSFKVLDNDEINAFACPGGFIYVYKGLLKTMNSEAELAAVLGHEIAHVVARHSIKKLQQVYGISLLIKVALGEKGKAVQNVVGAAVGLALMGYGRDNEFEADEYGTLYQYEARYNPDGMVQLLGLFKSMEKNPPGTLEKLLSTHPPTSERITRVEKQVDGFGEGAKSLPYGESEYAAIKARL from the coding sequence ATGTTGAGGAAAACTGTTCTGCTTGTGTTACTTTTGGCATTAGTGGGCTGTGTTACAACAGGGCCAAGAGGAAAGAAGAGCTTCATATTCATAAGTACTTCTCAGGAAGTAGACATTGGAAAGCAGGTTGCAGCAGACGTTGAGTCCAAAGAAAGAGTCCTTGGAGATTCTCAGGTTCAGAGTTACGTGAATAACATCGGTCAGAAGTTGGTCTCTGTCTGCGACCGCAAAGACATAAGGTATTCTTTCAAGGTTCTTGACAATGATGAGATAAACGCCTTTGCGTGTCCCGGTGGATTTATCTACGTGTATAAAGGGTTGTTGAAGACGATGAATAGTGAGGCAGAGCTTGCGGCTGTGCTCGGGCATGAGATAGCCCATGTGGTTGCCAGGCACTCCATCAAGAAACTTCAGCAGGTTTATGGCATCAGTCTGCTGATCAAGGTTGCTCTTGGTGAAAAGGGTAAGGCTGTACAGAACGTCGTGGGAGCGGCTGTGGGGTTGGCCCTCATGGGATATGGAAGAGATAATGAGTTTGAGGCGGATGAGTACGGAACTCTTTATCAGTACGAGGCTAGATACAACCCCGATGGGATGGTCCAGCTCTTGGGTCTATTCAAGTCTATGGAGAAGAATCCACCAGGAACTCTGGAGAAGCTCCTTTCAACGCATCCTCCAACGTCCGAGAGAATAACAAGAGTTGAGAAGCAGGTGGATGGATTCGGCGAGGGCGCGAAGAGCCTGCCCTATGGCGAGTCAGAATACGCGGCGATAAAAGCAAGACTGTAA
- a CDS encoding FAD-binding oxidoreductase, translated as MPKVGKNMGNRFDVIIVGGGIIGASIAYELTQTFPEVQYLLIEKESQLGQENTAKSAACFRSAFSSTVNIKATRHTIEKLKAISNKRDIGLRTSGYLWMLGLPQLNKLQSVFEKIAGSGVDVTYLGPDRLAQKVPGLMIEPPSEGTKEFEGYINDPNLLPEPDFARFFKKVSSDRISVDTIAGGYFCGDCGFLEPSDLVDFLRSEIRRSKNGRTRTDTEVMEITYEHGRVEGVKLRNDERILADKVVVAASIWSNKLLAPHDLHVDAHPVMRQFFHIELSGESCALSDIPMVIFPGGAFMRSSPEGLMVGYAHHNEDEVERSSGRRSIYHSGLRFYLDLYLPGFQNLRSPNYVWGHYHTTPDDAPIIVNRDDGLATVCGCSGSGIMKAHYLGYLEAHALSGCIDRLPPEDKENLALMTNERFAKDEDGDYLDKSKWITEELVL; from the coding sequence ATGCCCAAGGTCGGAAAGAACATGGGAAACCGCTTTGATGTAATCATTGTTGGTGGTGGCATTATCGGAGCCTCCATCGCGTATGAGCTTACGCAGACCTTCCCAGAAGTTCAGTACCTTCTGATTGAGAAAGAGAGCCAACTGGGCCAGGAGAATACTGCCAAGAGCGCAGCATGTTTTAGAAGCGCGTTCTCCAGCACCGTCAACATAAAAGCTACCAGACATACTATTGAAAAGCTGAAAGCCATATCAAACAAGAGAGACATCGGCCTCAGAACCAGTGGGTACTTGTGGATGCTGGGCCTCCCCCAATTGAATAAGCTTCAGTCCGTTTTCGAGAAGATAGCTGGTTCAGGAGTTGATGTGACATATCTGGGTCCTGACCGGCTCGCTCAGAAGGTCCCCGGGTTGATGATTGAGCCTCCCTCTGAAGGCACGAAGGAATTCGAAGGCTACATCAACGACCCCAACCTTCTCCCTGAGCCCGACTTCGCTCGATTCTTCAAGAAGGTCAGTAGTGATAGAATCAGTGTGGACACCATTGCCGGAGGATATTTCTGTGGAGATTGCGGATTCCTGGAACCCTCGGATCTAGTCGATTTCTTGCGGTCTGAAATACGACGCTCCAAGAACGGTAGAACCAGAACAGATACAGAGGTCATGGAAATAACATATGAACATGGTCGTGTTGAAGGGGTGAAGTTGAGAAATGACGAACGAATCCTGGCAGACAAAGTGGTGGTTGCTGCTAGTATCTGGTCGAACAAGCTGTTGGCGCCACATGATCTTCATGTGGACGCGCACCCTGTCATGCGGCAGTTTTTCCACATCGAGCTGAGCGGCGAGTCCTGTGCACTGAGTGACATACCTATGGTGATATTTCCAGGCGGAGCATTTATGAGGAGCTCTCCCGAAGGACTGATGGTGGGGTACGCCCACCACAACGAAGATGAGGTTGAGAGATCGAGCGGGAGAAGATCCATTTACCATTCAGGACTTCGGTTCTACCTAGACCTGTATCTGCCGGGATTTCAAAACCTGAGGAGCCCCAACTACGTTTGGGGACATTATCACACAACACCAGATGACGCCCCCATAATCGTGAACCGTGACGACGGGCTCGCGACCGTGTGCGGTTGTAGTGGAAGTGGCATAATGAAGGCACACTATCTAGGCTATCTGGAGGCCCATGCCTTGTCTGGATGTATTGATAGGTTGCCACCTGAGGACAAAGAGAATCTGGCTTTGATGACCAATGAAAGGTTTGCAAAAGACGAGGATGGGGACTACCTGGACAAAAGCAAGTGGATCACCGAGGAACTGGTATTATAG
- a CDS encoding HD domain-containing protein encodes MRKRVVRRVAHVFFLLGLRNTESESVSGMVLAQAWVRRLRTMRVALSDHKNLYGEPNDEVSRDERSEQEGECTGSLIVADADIPGLSLVDFGSILGISLLSCAAHSSRQGDATQVINLSQDNVCSEAIMSENSYFVRHSSNVARYSLAMADAMRLPVQEKKAIFVAGFLHDIGKLQVAPSVFYKKGPLTPEEYERMKMHPFLAVKMLSNVTFPWPIKPLILYHHERCDGSGYPEGLVRDEIPLGARIIGVADFVDAFSSKRLYQRAHSLDELVERIIIYSTTMFDDVVCTALMDLIESGVLRISQESEEAEEMGSDLEQTLFMVDGKNGMGFL; translated from the coding sequence ATGAGAAAAAGAGTAGTGCGCCGCGTTGCACATGTCTTTTTCTTACTTGGACTTAGGAATACAGAATCGGAATCGGTCTCTGGCATGGTTCTTGCTCAAGCATGGGTCAGGAGGTTAAGAACTATGAGAGTAGCACTTTCTGATCATAAGAATCTCTACGGAGAGCCAAACGACGAAGTGTCTCGCGACGAGCGATCTGAGCAAGAAGGGGAATGCACAGGTTCGCTGATTGTTGCTGACGCCGACATCCCGGGATTGAGCTTGGTCGACTTCGGTAGTATTCTGGGGATTTCGCTTCTGAGCTGTGCCGCCCATTCATCACGGCAGGGAGACGCTACCCAGGTGATAAATCTCTCGCAGGATAACGTTTGTAGCGAAGCAATTATGAGCGAGAACTCCTATTTTGTGCGCCATTCGAGTAACGTAGCGAGATACTCGCTTGCCATGGCCGACGCGATGCGCCTTCCAGTACAAGAGAAGAAAGCCATCTTCGTGGCCGGTTTTCTCCACGACATAGGGAAGTTGCAAGTAGCTCCGTCTGTCTTCTACAAAAAGGGTCCTCTTACTCCCGAGGAGTACGAAAGGATGAAAATGCATCCGTTCCTTGCAGTCAAAATGCTCTCGAATGTTACATTTCCATGGCCCATCAAGCCTCTGATTCTATACCATCATGAAAGATGCGATGGTTCAGGTTACCCCGAAGGTTTGGTAAGGGATGAAATCCCACTTGGCGCGAGAATAATCGGTGTCGCCGACTTCGTTGATGCTTTCAGTTCTAAGAGACTGTATCAGAGGGCACATTCACTCGATGAGCTTGTTGAGCGTATAATAATATACTCAACGACGATGTTTGACGATGTAGTATGCACCGCTTTGATGGACTTGATTGAAAGCGGAGTTCTCCGGATCTCTCAGGAGTCAGAAGAGGCGGAAGAGATGGGTTCGGATCTCGAGCAGACTCTCTTTATGGTCGATGGCAAAAACGGAATGGGATTTCTGTAA
- the lnt gene encoding apolipoprotein N-acyltransferase, which produces MKRNPYPLAVASGVLLALSFPPLPFGFLGFIAFVPLLAGTRGKPVGIVFRSSMLGGITFGVCLLYWIANMWVEPNIRPFLIGGVGLLGVYMGFAFAFPFLGLAFARLAFGALGLLCFPFFFVGLEFLRSLSHLGFPWGSLAYTQTSYVKLIQFASFTSVAGVSFWVVSINLALYFLLFAKVRRRVRFISLAFLILAFWLPITHWQMLHKFYGGSSVRVALVQAEVPPSLKRLEEDEKRLRVLFGETYRLARDETDLIVWPESAVPGYFRKELDYLHRVQKVADSVDTPILLGANDLKERGGDGKYKYFNALFLVSPQRGIVDSYHKIQLVPFGERLPFDDVFPKLRDVPLGQGNFSPGKEFKLMKIGQVKFAPLICFESIFPRLVRRFVNNGAQFLVNSTDDGWWGRTSGQFQLAEMAILRCIENRISMARCANTGVSMFIDPYGRVKGRTKTYVRVTQSASISLKVGETFYSRHGDVFGWTVVVVGLALIGLIVIRRRVGK; this is translated from the coding sequence TTGAAACGTAACCCTTACCCTCTGGCAGTAGCATCCGGAGTCCTTCTTGCTTTGTCCTTTCCCCCGTTGCCTTTTGGTTTTCTGGGATTCATTGCGTTTGTACCGCTGCTTGCTGGTACAAGAGGAAAGCCTGTCGGTATTGTATTCCGCAGTTCAATGCTGGGTGGTATCACCTTTGGTGTGTGTCTGTTGTACTGGATAGCAAACATGTGGGTGGAGCCAAACATCAGACCATTTCTCATCGGCGGTGTTGGTCTGCTCGGTGTCTATATGGGGTTTGCCTTTGCATTCCCATTCCTTGGTTTGGCCTTCGCAAGGCTGGCCTTTGGCGCGCTGGGCCTGTTGTGTTTCCCCTTTTTCTTCGTTGGCCTGGAGTTTCTGAGGTCGCTCTCACATTTGGGCTTCCCGTGGGGGAGTCTTGCATATACGCAGACCAGCTACGTAAAGCTCATACAGTTTGCTTCATTCACAAGCGTGGCCGGCGTCTCATTCTGGGTGGTATCTATCAATCTCGCCCTATATTTTCTCCTTTTCGCAAAAGTGAGAAGGCGGGTTAGGTTCATCTCTCTTGCCTTTCTCATATTGGCATTCTGGCTTCCCATAACGCACTGGCAAATGTTGCATAAGTTCTACGGTGGGAGCTCGGTGAGGGTTGCGCTCGTCCAGGCTGAGGTTCCTCCCTCCTTGAAGAGGTTGGAGGAAGATGAGAAGAGGTTGAGGGTTCTATTTGGTGAAACCTACCGTCTCGCAAGAGACGAGACTGATCTGATTGTGTGGCCGGAGAGCGCTGTACCAGGCTATTTTAGGAAGGAATTGGACTACCTCCACCGAGTACAGAAGGTGGCAGACTCGGTTGATACTCCGATACTGCTGGGCGCAAACGACCTGAAGGAGAGGGGAGGTGATGGAAAGTACAAGTATTTCAATGCGCTCTTTCTTGTTTCACCCCAGAGAGGCATTGTGGACAGCTACCACAAGATTCAATTGGTCCCGTTCGGAGAGCGGCTTCCATTTGATGATGTGTTTCCCAAACTGAGGGACGTTCCGCTTGGGCAGGGGAACTTTTCCCCGGGTAAGGAATTCAAGCTAATGAAGATTGGCCAGGTTAAATTCGCCCCGCTCATATGTTTCGAATCTATCTTCCCGAGGCTGGTGAGGAGATTCGTCAACAATGGTGCACAGTTCTTGGTGAATTCTACGGATGATGGGTGGTGGGGGAGAACGAGCGGGCAGTTCCAGCTCGCTGAGATGGCTATACTGAGGTGCATAGAGAATAGAATATCCATGGCCAGATGTGCGAACACTGGTGTATCTATGTTCATAGATCCGTATGGTAGGGTGAAGGGAAGGACGAAAACATACGTAAGAGTGACGCAATCTGCTTCCATCTCCTTGAAAGTAGGGGAAACCTTCTATTCAAGACACGGGGATGTTTTTGGCTGGACCGTGGTGGTCGTGGGTCTTGCTCTGATAGGATTGATTGTGATAAGGAGGAGGGTTGGGAAGTAG
- a CDS encoding lysine transporter LysE, with translation MVEGSLPIFLLFVVFISLSGVVMPGPVFAATVARGYSSKHAGAWIALGHGAVEFPLIALIYIGVRTIFEKPLFMVIMGIVGGSMLVFMGYKMIRMRMAIEDERKGSSGSSLLAGVATTAANPYFFLWWATIGAALVVRAARFGAMIVAVFAVLHWVCDLGWDYLVAFVVYKMKRFWGGKFRKIVFVGCGLMLIGFGIWFIVSPLMARGRATSSKSEDTFGHVACDGRVFFQTPYAVCAPFFPEGDVDPHPVTFV, from the coding sequence ATGGTTGAAGGCAGCCTACCTATCTTCTTGCTGTTTGTTGTGTTCATCTCTCTGTCCGGCGTTGTTATGCCCGGGCCTGTTTTTGCGGCAACGGTTGCCAGAGGATACTCCAGCAAACACGCTGGTGCGTGGATAGCCCTGGGGCATGGCGCAGTAGAATTTCCATTGATAGCTCTAATCTACATTGGTGTCAGAACCATATTCGAGAAACCTCTTTTCATGGTAATCATGGGCATTGTGGGCGGCAGCATGCTTGTGTTTATGGGGTATAAAATGATACGAATGAGAATGGCCATAGAAGATGAAAGGAAAGGGAGCTCGGGGTCTTCGCTACTGGCCGGAGTTGCAACGACGGCGGCCAACCCCTACTTCTTTCTGTGGTGGGCTACCATTGGTGCTGCACTGGTCGTGAGGGCCGCGAGATTTGGAGCTATGATTGTCGCAGTGTTTGCAGTTCTGCATTGGGTGTGCGATCTTGGCTGGGACTATCTTGTTGCCTTTGTAGTTTATAAGATGAAAAGGTTCTGGGGAGGGAAGTTCAGAAAGATTGTGTTTGTGGGGTGTGGTTTGATGCTAATCGGATTCGGAATCTGGTTTATTGTATCTCCCCTGATGGCGCGTGGCCGGGCCACTTCTTCTAAAAGTGAAGACACCTTTGGCCACGTAGCCTGCGACGGTAGGGTTTTCTTTCAGACGCCTTATGCAGTATGCGCGCCATTCTTCCCCGAAGGGGACGTAGACCCTCATCCTGTCACCTTTGTCTAG
- a CDS encoding Gfo/Idh/MocA family oxidoreductase has product MVQKVRVGIIGAGTIAQVAHVPSFKKARNCELVALADPDERKLRHLGDRFGIPHLYADHEQLIRSDHLDAVVICAPTYLHAPMALEAFDYGKHVLCEKPLALDAASAQELVSAAAKADRLLMVGLNYRFRPDAQLLKSLIDENELGDIYYMKTGWLQRMTHAAVDSWKHKKKNAGGGVILNLAIHMIELVLWFAEKKKVVAVDSLVYKRSEEEEVEDSAFILLKFDEGSSATVEVSWTLIYEKDITYLNVFGTEGAGLLHPLRIHKLMLGNPVNVTPRLRSVGNPFKVSYDLQAAHFIDCIRKGERPFTPGEDGVLIAKITDAAYESSRKRREVRLD; this is encoded by the coding sequence TTGGTGCAGAAGGTTCGTGTTGGAATTATCGGGGCAGGAACAATAGCTCAGGTGGCTCACGTTCCCTCATTCAAAAAAGCGAGGAACTGCGAACTTGTTGCTCTTGCCGATCCAGACGAGAGAAAACTAAGGCACCTGGGGGACAGGTTCGGCATACCACATCTTTATGCCGACCATGAGCAGCTTATCCGATCAGACCACCTGGACGCAGTGGTCATATGTGCCCCCACCTACTTGCACGCACCGATGGCTCTTGAGGCCTTTGATTATGGAAAGCACGTATTATGCGAAAAGCCCCTGGCCTTGGATGCCGCCTCCGCCCAGGAGCTGGTCTCCGCTGCGGCGAAAGCTGACAGATTGTTGATGGTTGGCCTGAACTACAGGTTCAGACCCGACGCCCAACTGTTGAAAAGTCTGATCGACGAGAACGAGCTGGGAGATATATACTACATGAAGACAGGTTGGCTCCAAAGAATGACTCATGCTGCAGTGGACTCCTGGAAGCATAAGAAGAAAAATGCAGGAGGCGGCGTCATCTTGAACCTGGCCATTCACATGATAGAACTGGTCCTGTGGTTTGCGGAGAAGAAGAAGGTGGTTGCGGTCGATTCGCTTGTTTACAAGAGGTCAGAGGAAGAAGAGGTTGAGGATTCTGCCTTCATTCTTCTCAAATTTGATGAGGGTTCATCTGCCACTGTTGAGGTCTCCTGGACCTTGATATATGAGAAGGACATTACCTATTTGAATGTGTTTGGTACTGAGGGCGCTGGCTTGCTTCATCCTCTGAGGATTCACAAGTTGATGTTGGGCAACCCTGTGAACGTTACTCCCCGGCTGAGATCAGTGGGGAATCCGTTTAAGGTCTCCTATGACCTTCAGGCAGCACATTTCATCGACTGCATAAGGAAAGGCGAGCGACCATTTACTCCAGGTGAGGATGGTGTCTTGATAGCAAAGATAACGGATGCAGCGTATGAGTCTTCAAGAAAAAGAAGAGAGGTGAGGCTTGATTGA
- a CDS encoding OsmC family peroxiredoxin translates to MTIKVRLVWTKEGKFIAEDELGHSFVLEAIPPEDKPLGGFKPVSLLLLSLAGCMAYDIVSILKKKRADVTGFTVEVTGEQAGEHPKRYTKIECEFKAEGDVKMADMQRAFELSRDKYCSILATFKQSPEFDFKLTTLPDAAQP, encoded by the coding sequence ATGACTATCAAGGTAAGACTGGTATGGACAAAAGAAGGGAAGTTCATTGCTGAAGACGAGTTAGGGCACTCGTTCGTCCTTGAGGCGATACCGCCTGAGGACAAACCTCTGGGCGGATTCAAGCCTGTCTCCTTGCTCCTCCTTTCCCTCGCAGGATGCATGGCCTATGACATAGTCTCAATACTGAAAAAGAAAAGAGCAGATGTGACAGGCTTCACAGTAGAAGTGACCGGTGAACAGGCAGGTGAGCATCCCAAGAGGTATACGAAAATAGAATGTGAATTCAAGGCCGAGGGCGATGTCAAAATGGCTGATATGCAAAGGGCCTTTGAACTGTCAAGAGACAAATACTGCTCAATTCTCGCCACTTTCAAACAGAGCCCGGAATTCGACTTCAAGCTGACCACACTTCCCGATGCCGCCCAACCCTAG